CCAATGTTTTCGAAACTTTGAATTTGCGTGGGGATGCCCAGGAGCTGTAATCTATTCATATTCAACTCTAGCTTCAGTtaacttttgatttttcaacgctccatttcttcttcttttttttctttttttttttaaacaaaaatgttaTTGAAgacatttatttgttttcctcctttgaaaattcaaatttcaaaatctatTCGTCTTTCacaattcttttacttttaatatcaataatttaatctcttcattttttatttaacaaaattttgattcaacCGGATAACAATTTTaagatgaaattcatgaaatatcaaataaacaaattaaaatgttgaatttgtatTGTAACATCTTTATCTAAAACAACATTACAAAAAGGTATAACGaaaatattttagcaaaaataaaaataaactcattattaATTGAACtccaactataaaaaaaaagaattttaatttacaaaatgtaCTTGAACCTTAATTGTAAAGCATTTTTTACGGTTTTAATAAATGGTGATGTTATGTAGGAACAGTGCAATGAAGTGACACATAATTTGAGTTGTTTTAATCATCCAAACCAGAAAGGAATGTAAGTTGTTTCGTCATTATTGGCTGATGACAACAAGTCCATTTCACTTGGAGTTACCCCCACTGCATTTTCTTCTTCCCTCTCAAGGACCAATCcgttatcaattttttaaattagggcTTTTATGGCTACACATGCCATTCAAGGCTTAGCATGTACCCAATTTTTTaggataaaactaaaatattatgaaataataattttaaatttttaagagaatataaataaattaatcaactttaaaTACGGCTATCATGTTTCgtggacattttaatttattttaaattatgtattgATTTAAGTAGAACGgtggttaaaatttttgtcaCATGGATACAAACTATGTTACACCCTTCTCCgtcatattgtataaaaaaaaactcattttaaggtataaatgagaaaaaaatagatttaatattataatatttacattttaaagtATTTGTATATAAAGTGTTGGTGGTTAAAGTACCAGAAAAGCCCTTATACTTAGGAGCGGATTGAATTTCAATTACCCTTTGTACATttcaaaatatgtaaattagttCATCCTAAATGACAATGTTTATATACAATACGACATATCCCTTAGTCTAGTACTTAGAATGATTAATAGCTTAATGTCTCGATCCTGTCATTCGAAACTTTAATGAAAAGTTTATAGATGATTTACTTCAAACTTATCATTAACAAGTAAAATTTAAtggatatattattttgtacaattttaaaatatatacaaattaatttactcatttttctcATAAAATGGTTAAACTGCCACCCTTTTTAAGTAAAGAGCTTTTATTGGTGTTGGTTGAAAACAAAAAGCACCGTCAAGAACTTGTTCTGataataacatcaaatattaCGCAGCTCCAATAAGTTGTCGTTCGCAACCGCATTGAAGCGGCGGCTGCTTTGTCTCACGTCATTGTTACATTCTTTAATTTGTCGCTGCACAGAAAAACATTAATCTTAAGTATGTTAAGAAATATGaagattttatttaacttttggTTGATTAGTGTTAGCTTTTAAGCAAATTTGTAGaccgaaaaaaagaaaaagtatattacgttgatatatatatatatatattgtgccACAAATCATTCTAGCTCGTTCTATTATGGACTTTTATaggtttttcaattttctctcttttaaaaaattgaattcacattttcaaataCAAATGGTATAGCAATAacaattgtatattttttaaacatgaaaataacATGTCGCTTCTTCGAAGCGGATGATATGGAATTTTATCAATTCCTAATGTCGTAAATTCATCAATCAagatatttcattaattttacagattaaataaaacaataaaaatgtgCCAATGAAAGTTAAAATGTTTAAGTTAAACCTATAAATACTTATCAATAAGTAATTGGAAGAAATAGAATTAGATTAAGTTTAAATCTTGAAATTATCATTATTACGAAGATTTTACTTAAAAGATCATCCCGATCAAAATAGTACAAATCTCATACCGTTGCTTGTATAATTAAAAGTTGAGATATCTTCCGCTGTTTGTTGTCTTACCTTACCGGACATTTTAAAAGGTGTTGATCTCAAATAGCATCTATTTAAACAACTTTAGACATAACTGGAAATTTGCACAGGAATTCTGCTCCTAGAATCTGATtccaaacaatttaaaatgcaaCTTCCGGAAGGATTCCAATGGGATATTGGTTTAAAGAAATTGCTCTTTCATTTCACCCCTGTGCCTTGGCCGTTGGATTGGAATGTTTCTCCACCCCAAACTATATTCCAAATGGATGATCCAAAGGGAAAGTTCACACctttctttaaaaaagaaaaaaagaggcaAATATAGGATTATATTACGAACTGGGAAATTctcaataagaaaaaaaagggttgctcctaaagaaatttgttttcatcAATGGAGCCTAGAGGTGCTTGCAGATCAAACAGGTCTTCATTTGAGAAATGGGTGGCAATTGTATTGACCTTTCTAGCTGTGGTTTCACCTCTCTACGTCAACCAAAAGCCAACAGAGCTGGAGCTTGAAGAGCAATCCATGGACTTCACCTCATGGTTATGTCTCCTGTTTGTGCTACTGCTCTTGGCCTTTGCTTTCTGGCTTTACTTGAACCAGAGCTTTACCAGGTTCGACCGTCATTGGATTAGGCCGAGCAGGTATTCATCATATGAAAGACTGGTTGCAATAGGCTTGATAGTCTTAGGTGTTCTTTCTCCTCTTTATATCAACAAGGGCACGAGTGAGCTCGAACCTGATGAGCAGCCCATCAACTTTGCTTCTTGGTTGCCTCTTCTGCTATTGATATTAACCTTGGCCATCGCTACATTGCTTTTCTGTGATAGAGGCTGTACGAAGTTCGATCCTAACTGGATTCATAGAGTTGGGGGTTCTTCTGCTGGGATCTTACTGGTTCTTTTGATTCTTGCTGTCGTTTTGAAGTGTAAGAATGCCGGTTGAAGTTGAATTTCTAACAACAGGAAGTGATTCATTAAAGAACACAAGTCATGAAGCTTCTGTTTCTGTCAATGTCTTGGAGACGAAGGTTCTCTGTTTCATAGTTGCAGCCTTGCAGGTATTAGACCATGTCATTGTAAGAAGAACGAATGTACAGTTTACTGTTAAACTGGTGTTTTATCCAGTTGTGTACGGTTTCCATAATCCCTGTAACAGGGCTTTACCACAAAGCCAAGCTCTATACTTGACTATATTGGACGCATGGTGTGAATGTAGTTCAAGTGTTCAACAATGTCACCTGCTCACGTATGCATAAAATGTAGATTCAAGATAAATTTCATGAAGCACCACAAAAACAACATCGAATAGGGGTCTACCAGGGTGCCAAGCATAACAACATACACCATTCCAAGTGGGAAAGAGAAAAGCCAACGCCTCTTTAAATCGTGGTGTATGATGGTTTCACAAGTCAATGATGAACAACATGTACCATTCCAagtgaaaaaaataagtaattgTCATTCCAAGTAGGTTCACTCAATTTGAAGGTTGACACATGAAACTGGAGAATTCAATGGCACAGTGTGAAACTTGCTCAAtgtgaaaaaagaaacaaatcaataaaattataacaatatataaacccctccaaaaaacTACTAGAGAGGCTAGCTATATATGGCAATGGACTGAAGCAGGCCTCAGAATGAACAATCTAATGATAAAGAGTTCGGATACTGTAGGGTATGATCATATTCCGAAGGCATATCCTGCAGCAACGAAAGCTGTTATGGCGTACAGCCACATTTGATGAAGTCGAGATAAATCATTAGCACTGCTGCATTCATCATTGGCACCACTAAAGCATCCCGGTCTCGAGATTTTAGCCACACCACCTTGTGCAACAAAGCTACTGTTATGCTTACCGTTGCTGAAAAGTACACACCAGAAATAGGGACCCCCACCATCGGAGCCGGTCACACCAGCCCCAACTTCAGTGTGGTTCTTATTGTAAAGAATTTCCAAACTCTTCTCGTTTTTCATCAACATCGAGAAAGCTTCAGAAGGCTTGACGTATTTCGATTGGCATCCAAGTAAACGACCAGTGATTGGAGAGAGGGTTGAGGCTTCCACACCACAGTCGGGGGCAAAAGTTTCAGCAAATTCGGAGTCAGCGGGCTTCTTGGCCTCTCCTACAGCTTTACAGTCACCTTGGTATGCTTTTATATATTGCAAAGCAATGCAGGCCAGGCCTGGGTTGTCGGTGAGAGCCGATGACTTGTGAGCTGTCCTATTGGCATTAAGCGCAGCCACCAATTCATCCGCAGGGTTATCGGTTACTTTGGCTACAATTGAACAGTTCCATCATAAGGGCTCcagcataataataaaattagaccaTAAACTGAAACCACAAAGATAGTTCCTCTTCCCTCTTCTATAACAGATGATTATTCCTTATCATAGACAAGCAAGAAGTATACGGTGGAattaaatgcattaaaaatgtTTCCAATCAGAATACACGGAAACCTGAGatgcaaaataaattttctttcctttgtccTCCTTTATCAACTAAATAAAGGACTGAAAAAATTAAGTCAACTGCCTAAAATACACAGCTTTAAACATGTGATCCAGGGGGGAAAAACTGCTTAAAGAAAGTCATATCAAAATGGGCAACCATTCAAGTTTAGACTTTAGAACCGCAATGCCTGAGATTCAGATCAATACTACATCTTACCaactaataaataaaagaagcaTTTggaaaatacgaaaaaaaaacccagaaataAACATGGAAAAAGGATATAATTCTATAGTTATTAAGCAGATTCATCACTTACTCAGAccaacagaaaaagaaaaataaaccatattttttaattttgtaacagAAGCTAAAGCTGGATAAGAGAAAGAAGAGGGGAGGGAGACTTACTCTGAGTGTTGGCAGAAACAGATAAGAacagaaaaggagaaaaaagaagCCATAAAACCATTGCCATTGTTGCTGGgtatttccctttttttccttAAGTTGCTATGAAGAATATAACTCAGTAGATCTGATACAGAAGAAAGAAAGAGTCAGTAAAATGTCTACTTCGTTTCGGTTGCTGTACAACTATGGCTAATCTGTTGTTTTGGTCTTTATTTGCCGACATTACCACCATCCGGGTTCTTCTTggactttaaaataattatctcgTGTGgtatactattttaattttaagaaaaatgattcAATCTACAACACAGATGCATGTGATGTGAGGAAGGCAATTTTTCTAAAGCCAACTGTTTtagttataaattattattttattatcataaccCCAAAcgtgtttaaatattatttttgatgttCAATAAAACTTATAtgtgaattaaatattaataactctGAATTTTTTAGATGCAATcttatttatacaaaataaaatatctttaaacATGGTTGGCATATTAAATAAACACAATTAGGTATAAGGTACATGAACTGTAGGTGCATATTGGGCCATTTGCTCAATTAATGGACCTAAGCAGTGCGTACTCTGAAAGTATCTGATATTAAGGTCCCCAACTTCAAATGTTGAATGTCTGTCGTCACAAATTCATGCTTCCAATCAACTGATATCCTTAATGCATATTCcttcaaatatatgtatatatatctttaaTGCAACCATTTCTTTGTAGGATCATagcattttttctttttaacaacaaaattatgTGACATGATTTAATTGTTTAGAGTTtgccttttatatatatataaaacccattatgttttgacaaaaattataatGGAAAATACTTTAAACAATAAAAcgggataaaaataaaaaatcgagtCACTAAATTTTTCacatttgaaagaaaataatttaatattgaatgtAGATGGAGCAGTGATGaacttgtaattttaattatttcatttaaagatatattaagtataatttttaaaaatatattttaataatttcgtaATTAAATCGGTGAATCAATTGAAAacgatattaatttaataaaatgcttaaatactaataaaatatgtaagtacAGATAAAAGTGTGGACATTTGATCTTCACTTTCCTCAAGAACAAACCCAACAGGGCTTCTATTAGGGAATAATTGGGTCTTTTACGTCGGGCTTAACCCTAACACAGCCGGTTGCTGGGCGTCAGGCGTCCAAATGTATCAGCTCAGTTCATCTTTTCTTATCTTTATCTAAgctcaaaaacattttatagATTAATTGAACTTTCCAAATGAAATTGCATCATCAAGCccatatataacttttatcatAAGCTTCATAAATATATTCCAAACATAGTGATGATAATatacataaacataaatatttagaatttgaaatataaaattacatatgaaaTTAACAACATGCATACAAAGAAGGGATTGTACGGAATTATGATTCCATTTTATCTTTATCTCTTTttaataggagaatgacaaattgtatttttacttctgaaaaaattcaaatccaactaaatGCTAAAAGTTAAgaggaaaattttgatttgtcatCCTCCTATTATAAAGGGATAAGAATGACGTGGAATCAtagttttatacaatttttttctccatACATACATCAGATTAACAATACTAAATGcactacaattatttatcaCGACGTTATCATCGGTTGTGAGTTAGTATCGAGTTAACTTGCCACACGAAttcaattaataacattattaatatacacAACTGATGGAGATAATAAGTTgtgcattttaaaataaaactgtataaaatatatcaaaatgaagTCTTAGCTTAGTGGTAAATAAAATGCATAATGCAATTGGTTTATGTTTAAATCTCattatatgcaatttttttgtttttaatgaaaaatattaaagtaccatcgaataatataacttattttaattacagaAAAATATTTCCGTAATTTAACAACTGAGTTAATGATTCTGTCGAGAGTGACAATAAtgcaacatttaaaaaaaaaattctaactaaGCCACTATCCAAAAATAAGTAAGATTAATATATACATTTCACTTAGccaaatcaaatgaaaaaggaaaaagaagtcACACTCCAACTCTTATCAATAGACCCAAAGAGGATTGAGAGATTTGTGTTTAGCATTTTCACAATACAATCTTTCCTATGAAATCAAGGATCAGTCAGCTGATTTGTGGCTGTcgtttctaatatatattaaaaccaataaaattcAGTATTAAATTATATCGTCTCTAATATAGTAACATCTCCAAGCTGTATCGCCTTAATAATATCTGTCGTCTTCCTTCCATGTCAGCCACACTGAAGCCCCACATTTCAAATCCTATTACCACACCTACAATATGTTTGTGGCTTCATCCTCGCCCAAGACAGTTGTAGGGAACTATAAGAGAAGGGAAAGTGGACCATAATGAAACTGCATATAATCAGTCGACGTACGAAAAAAGAATCATTCATGGCTACCAACTGTAAAGTTCACTAACtataatatattcatttatgaaaataccgatttaattttgtatttatgcaGAGAAAGGCATGCATGTAGCCTACTCCAACTTTAATCTGCCTTACAAGATAGCTTACTACGTAACGAAGTAAGTGGACTATATGTCCGTGCCTTTTGGCTTTTCATTAGACCGTGACAAGAAAAAAgagtaattttattgaaaagtaAAGATAATACAAATACAACCACTAACACCGTCCAAACTTAATTTCGAATGCATGCAAAGTACcgcattttttttttcttagtgtaatatataaaaatttatcttCTCTTGCGTAGGCTAGAATCAAATTGTACCTCAACAAATGTTAGAGGGAGCCATCAATGATTGGTTGGTACATGTGATATCTTACAATAAATCATGATCTTGTAATGAAACTCTAAAGTTGCTATTGGACCCCCtccatttttaactttttctcttctttttataagtggaaattggaaaaagaaaaggaaaaaggaaaccAAGTAGATTCGATTTGCATTGTTTCAACGTTCAAACAATTAAGAAAACCTAATGCTTaaggaataaataaatgaaagagtATACTAATATGATGTTAAAAAGTTTAGTTTTTAGACGCTAGTAAAATCAAGTCCTGTCatccattttaaatatataattcgatttttaaattaaattatttaaaaataaagagtcAAACTTAATTAGAAATTCAATTCTTGTAACCTTCACATACTATTAAAGCAATGAACTGATCATGTTTTTATGACTTTTGCCGTTactgtttttataatttttttcacagCCTAAACCGTTTCCTGAAGGGTGTTGTTCCCATTAGTTCTTGTAAAAAAGTGCATCTTTCGTTTTCCATGTTTCAGTATCCCTTTATTCACGaaacttgaaatattttaaagctGAAACAACTGCATATAATGAAAGAGAAATTGGTTGTATTATGtgatattatttatcttttaaataatttaagagaAGAGATTGTctatgcatgtatgtatattttatttttatttctttaaaatttgattacataacttaattttattgatacctggaaattaattttttttgaaagttactgccataaataaataaatgggaaGAAAGTTTTTTggtttgaaaagtgaaattgataTGCACTTTTCgagttttatactttttttaactCCTAAAATGATGTTTattgaaaaaggaaatgagcataaattttaaaatatgtagtTTTACAGTTTGAAGTCAAATTTTCTAGAATTGTAACATCAAATCCCACTTGagattaattattaattcaGATTTGACATGAATTGAACGGTCCAAATTGATTGGTTTATATGAATGACAGAGACCTGAATCAAAAATAGAGTCCAGAAGCAAATGGAAGTAGTTTTTGCATGAAGTATGCCCCATTTtgagattaaagaaaaaaaactttataacAGTTAAATCAGTTTTTAGGCGATTAGATTATTGGTCgagtttagatttttaattaaaataaatcgtATATATAATCCgtttaactcaaattttaattttctttggaggttttttttttcttcttttaaaaaagaatcCAAATTATTTGACGAAGATTTTTTTCCCCTTTACAATGATAATGCAACATTCATTGTCATCAATCATTTGCAAACAGAACTGACCTAACCCACAAATTAATTAGGGGGAAacattaaagatgataaatgtgatgatatgcaaaaaaaattaaaattaaaattcccTGCCAATTATGATATTCGGTAGGTCCCTCCTGAAAATATTTTGCCCCGGTGCAAGTATGGCCATAGGATCAAAGCTAGCCTTCCTCTCCACAAATCTTGACCATCGATTCCCAAAATGTCGTTCCCAATCCTCTTTTGATTGGTAGTGAGGGAGGTATAACTTGAAATCCAAACCCACTTTGATGCACCAATTTACAATCTCACGGTTTTGAGCAACCGATTTTTCAACAGATGGGCCATTGGGAACGAAGCGTAGCAAAGCCACGATGTAGAAGATTTCACCTTCGGGTAACACCACAGACGTTCGATCATCCCATCTGAAAAAACACATTTGAAAGCAAccccacacacacacacatattaGAAGAACAAGAGATTCATATATACCTATCCATTTTATACGGAAAAGGATGAAAGCAGCACCAATAAATGATGCTCTATTTCTGcccttttttattcattattctataaaataaaaacattcttTCATCATATCCCATCATTGTCACGccaactagaaatgaattgtttaTTCTGATAATCAAGCACTTCTCTTTTCTCTGCATTTATCCAAATTTGAACGAAATAAATGACAGGCTTTTATAAGGTATGTAACTATATACAGCAAAAAGACACGTAGGATTGCATGTCATTGGGTCACGACGATCTTATCCTATTCTATAATTGAGGAAGTTGGGACAAAAGAATCTCAGTTTTCCTTGATATCATTTATagaattattttgatattttcctTTTGTGGGGCGGCAATGCATGTCAAAAGATCTGGTTGCTTGGTTCAATTTTTTACGCCGCAAACCGATACGGTTACCCTTTTTTTTACTGGTCTGAGAGCACCCCCGCCGGCTGCACAAATTCTCGAGGACGGATATGATCCGTTACAGTTGAGCACAGAGTAAGACGGTCCTACAGCCGCCAGTTTGCTTAGGGATAGGTTGATGTTGTAGGCCATATGATATAATACTGTGGGTCCCTCTATGTGATTGACTCTTTTGggaaaatttattaagaaattatttgaCGTCTTTCGGACAGCATAAAATCTTAGCCACAAGAAGCTCTCAGACGTGCAGTTTTGACATGGGGatccataaaataaataaggggGAGTTTTACTCACTTGCTACGCAGAAGAGGGTAGATCAGCATGGGCCCACCGACTCCATCTTTCAACATCGTTTTAAACACCGTCCGATCAAAATTAACGACGTCCGATTTAGACACGAAGAGGTTCAACCAAGGGTGAGGACCATCCCAAGTGCCATTGGCTTTCACTTGTTCCTCCGCTCGGTTTACACGCAGTAAGAACTTCGTGTAGCTTACGTCCACCTGGGATTTCAACCCTTCAACGAATCGTAGCCGTCCAAGAAGCCCGTTTACGGCCTGCATAGGGAATACAGTAAAATAGAAGGAAGTCAAGGACAATATCGTCATTCCATTGTTTAAACCATATTGGCACTCGTGAATTACATAGATTCCATGATAGATGATTGCGATGGGGGTGTTTGGGGCCATTTCCGGAACTGTGCCAGTGGGGGACCAAAACGCCACCCAAAATCTCATTCATATAAGGAATAGTTACAGTAGCGTCCCATTCTCGTAATTAAACCCCTTAGGTTTGGCAGTTTCGGCAACTACTTTATTTTGAATATCAGAAAATCCGATGGAGGAGTAGAATAAGGCCGTCCTCCATCGCTGACGGCGCGAGAATGCTCTGAGATTTTCTTTTGACATTCTTTTTCACTGTCCGGCTACAACAGGGTCGATAATAGGACCCCACGAATTTCTTTTTTGATGTTCATAGTTAACAGTTTTATATGGGATCCACTTAGTAAACGCCTAGGTCAAAACTAAAAACTCAGTATGCAACAGAGAAATCATGTATGTCCCACTCAGTCATCGACGTTTAGCAATCAAGGCTCAAACTTGTTAGTTAGTCCATGATGCAGGAGATTAatgaataaaccaaaaaaaaaaaaattgttaccGTATCTACAGTTGGGTGGTCACTGTTGCGGTAATGGAAAGCCACTTCGAGGCAGTAGAGGACTGAGCCGGCGGTTTGAGAGATATGAGTCGGGTTGAACTCATGGCCCGGGTCCAATGGCACGGATGGCCAACCATTGAACGGATCATCATTGTTACAGAATACGAACCCTTCCACGTAATCAAACGACTCGCCTTCTTTCTGAGTCACCAGAAACTCAGCATCCCGAGTAAACTCCTCAAACTCAGAATACACTACCCTTATCCATCTTACCTAATCATacagataaataaaataaataacatagcTAAGTTACGTAGCGGAAACGTCAAACGTGTCGCTCATGcacttcaaattaaaaaatgtagaaaatttgaatatgaataacaagagttattttatttcttaaaacagAAATACCCACCATGTCTGGAGCTTGTTGTAGCTTAATTCTTGCTCGGGTAATAATACCGAACTGACCAAGCCCGCCGAGGACTCCGAAAAAGAGTTCGGAGTTTAGCGTTTCGGAGCAAACCGTTATTTCTCCTTTTCCAGTTACAACTTCCAATTCCGTCACGTTCGACGTTTGCGGACCATAACGGAAAGCTTGTCCACTAACGCCAGCGTTAGATAAAGTCCCACCCACCGTTAAGCTGAGGTAATCCGTCCACGACCTCGGAGCATAGCCGTACCTCGAGACGCACCGTGTCAAGACGTCTTCCCATAATGCCCCGCCGGAAACATCGATATAATGAGAGCCATTGATTGGCAAGAATTCGAAATGGTTTTTCTCCGTCGAACACATGTCTATCACGAGCCCCCCCTCGGCCATCGCCTGACCGTTAATTGAGTGGCCGTTACCCCTTGCCGCCACCGTCAAATTGGAGGTCCTCGATGCAAGCTTAACGACCCGACTTATATCTTCCGCTCCAGAGGGTTTGATTAAGAACAAGGGCTTAACCGAATAAAGACCACCGAAATCTTTACTGGCTAAACTGCTAACATCACCGTTTTCGATGCTGCCTTGTAGGTCGAGGGATTTAGATATGCTGGAAACATCGTCGTCGAGCTTGGACTCGGCGTCGTTGTTGTGTACGATTCGCCCCAAGTAAGCTATCATC
This sequence is a window from Gossypium raimondii isolate GPD5lz chromosome 5, ASM2569854v1, whole genome shotgun sequence. Protein-coding genes within it:
- the LOC105768348 gene encoding uncharacterized protein LOC105768348 → MEPRGACRSNRSSFEKWVAIVLTFLAVVSPLYVNQKPTELELEEQSMDFTSWLCLLFVLLLLAFAFWLYLNQSFTRFDRHWIRPSRYSSYERLVAIGLIVLGVLSPLYINKGTSELEPDEQPINFASWLPLLLLILTLAIATLLFCDRGCTKFDPNWIHRVGGSSAGILLVLLILAVVLKCKNAG
- the LOC105768346 gene encoding uncharacterized protein LOC105768346, producing MAMVLWLLFSPFLFLSVSANTQTKVTDNPADELVAALNANRTAHKSSALTDNPGLACIALQYIKAYQGDCKAVGEAKKPADSEFAETFAPDCGVEASTLSPITGRLLGCQSKYVKPSEAFSMLMKNEKSLEILYNKNHTEVGAGVTGSDGGGPYFWCVLFSNGKHNSSFVAQGGVAKISRPGCFSGANDECSSANDLSRLHQMWLYAITAFVAAGYAFGI
- the LOC105769821 gene encoding cytokinin dehydrogenase 7, which translates into the protein MIAYLGRIVHNNDAESKLDDDVSSISKSLDLQGSIENGDVSSLASKDFGGLYSVKPLFLIKPSGAEDISRVVKLASRTSNLTVAARGNGHSINGQAMAEGGLVIDMCSTEKNHFEFLPINGSHYIDVSGGALWEDVLTRCVSRYGYAPRSWTDYLSLTVGGTLSNAGVSGQAFRYGPQTSNVTELEVVTGKGEITVCSETLNSELFFGVLGGLGQFGIITRARIKLQQAPDMVRWIRVVYSEFEEFTRDAEFLVTQKEGESFDYVEGFVFCNNDDPFNGWPSVPLDPGHEFNPTHISQTAGSVLYCLEVAFHYRNSDHPTVDTAVNGLLGRLRFVEGLKSQVDVSYTKFLLRVNRAEEQVKANGTWDGPHPWLNLFVSKSDVVNFDRTVFKTMLKDGVGGPMLIYPLLRSKWDDRTSVVLPEGEIFYIVALLRFVPNGPSVEKSVAQNREIVNWCIKVGLDFKLYLPHYQSKEDWERHFGNRWSRFVERKASFDPMAILAPGQNIFRRDLPNIIIGREF